The window caatcGATCAGGTATGTCTTTAGGATCAAAAGTCTATATGGTATCCATTGCATTAAAGGAATACAAAAGTTAGAAATGATAGTCAAAGTCCGACAGTCGTACTTCACTCGCGAAACGCCCCGAACAAAACGTCAAGGTCACAGAGAGTCCATCTTGAAGTATgaacaaaacaagaaaattgcgattttgtctgtgaaatattgcgtttatgtatatagtttccatacaattttttattgGATAAAATGTGAGGAATCGAATGGTATccttatttttgtagtttttggAAGTTGAAAAGAACTTTAATGTTGAAACTTTCAGGCGTTGTACTTTTGTATtatttccatatatttttttaatatccacaatattgtgataaattgctcatttgctatgtattttactagattttgttgtaaaattcaacatgtgtcatcATCCCTATTAATTTAGACTTATGGATCAAAAACCTAACCTTCTTGATATTTGGCAGGTAGACCATTAGGAGTATACTCGTATAGaggaaaaaatctgaaaactgaaaattattgataatttgatgtaaaaaatcatatattcataattattcgattaattaagtacctaagacttaccaaaaacctaacccacttttagaTAACCTAGAAACTTGATATTTGGCATGAAGGTAGACTAAAAGgcgtataaaaaaagaaaatattgaaaactGAAATTTTTTGACAGTTGACCGCGCGTTAGCGAGGGTCTCGTTTTCAGCACAACTGCTTTTAAGATTAACACTAGTAATTTCTTACTTTTTGTACAAAAGTAATGATTtcccaacaaaaacataaatgtgaaatgagagccaagttcaattaTGTGTCGTTGACCGTTGTTGACTCGCTGACAAAAGAGTTGAGAGCGCCAAGTTCTGTGCTGTGTAGAAAATCCTGTaatctcatttcacatttatttttttgttgggATTATATATCACATATTTTCAATAACtatcaaaatttaaatatttagagCATACAGGTTGCAAGTTATCAACAGGGTTTGAAAAAGTAGGAATAGACAAACATATACTAGGTGAAGCCATGTCTTGTCCTATTTTATCATCTGGCTTATGATTTTCCTTGTCTTCATTTTGGATTGGGTTCCGAATCGGTAACCCACGAGGGTGTCTCGGGTCTATCAGTTCTGGAAGTATACACCGTATATAAAAATCTTTTAATTTCAATTCCATCTTCTCTGACCAAAACTGATCATCCCGGACAATTATTTCAGTTTTTAGTTTTTCTTTCTCACCACTCCAAACGGCAAACAAACATTTACTCCTACCTGTAATATGGAGCTGGCCTTGTATTTGATAAAACCAGGGGTGTTTTTTATTAACTTCTTCACCTTTTTTGGTTCTCTTCCAAAAGGtaacttttttacattttatggcTTCGTCAATGCCCATTCGGTGGGCTGTGATAGGACATTTTATTTCTATGATCATGTCATCTCCACAAAGGCCATCTGGTGTTGCACCTAGAAAAGGCAACTCAGCGTCAATATGTAGACCACATGGCCTTATGGAGAGATTGTGTTCTTTCTCCAATTGTTTAAGAGCCATCGTTTCGTTCTCTTTGCCGTGTTTTATTGAAGGCACGTGATCGATGTTGACTTTGTATAGCAGATCCTTTACGAAATTTGCGCAGTTGGTATTTGGACGTCTATTGATCACTTTTCCAAAATTTGACGCCGTTAGCAGTGTGCGTCTAAGCTCTAACCATTCCCCGCTTTCTGCTTGTAGAACTGTATTTTGTTGAATTTGTTCCCTTTCTTCAGAGGTTTTGTTTAAGTCGTTTAAGAAATTCTTTTTTAGGGATTCAAACACGTCTGGTTCGATGTCTGGTTTCAATGACTCTGGCCCATAGTCTTTGTCGGTAGTTTTATTTTCGACACGTGTATTTAGACGGAGTTTTGccttagcatttttttttcttttcatattCTTGCTTATGCGTTCACGTTCTAGTCGTTTTAAAGTACCCTGTGGACTTCTTCCGGCGTTCATTGATTTGTATAACAGagaaattgattttttttcgtTAAATGATACCGCAGCTGCTAGACATCTCGTGTGGTAAGAACTTTTTTTGGAAAAGTTTATCCTTTTGCCGCCGACAAATTTGGCTATTATGCTGTTGTATCGTTCCACAACGTTACTGTCGACGTCGTGTATCAAGCTGCGGGCATGACTAGCAACATATTGTGTCAAAAAGCAGATTTTCTGCCATAAAGCGCTTGAAGACAATTTTTTAAAGCGATTCTCAACTTCACCTACTTTGTGACAAAAATATGGTCGACACTTGGAATGGTCGCCGAATCCGTGATGATGACTAAGCAAAATGTCTTCGAAAAGAAGTTGAACATctgaatttattttatgtttagcCATGGCTTTGCAGATGACTGCTCTCGTGCCTAAAATAGTATTTCTCGATATAAGCCCTCTTAATTTTTTCTGATACTTTGTTTCAGTAGTcaggttttttaatttattacaaaaatttCGTAATATGTGATTACGGCACTCTACTTTTTCGACGGTGACATCTGAATACGGACGTGCTTGTAAAATTTTTGCGTAGGTGCTGGCGTCACCGTCAGAAATTAATCTTTCATATATTAAACCATGCATTTCAATGGATTTCTTGAATCCTTCGACAATGATATCGCTCTCCATACTTGTTGAAGAACCGTTGAAATTTTTATAGCATGCATGCTCCGGAGTAGTTGTTTCTTTTCTTTGTGCATAGGCGCAGGtgctacaatatttatttttgatgcCAAGATATAGAATTTTTCCTGTTCTTCTTCCGATGATTGATGCGGCACCAGAGGATGcgttgtagttttttttatacgaACGCTTGCTCCAGCAGCCATCAGCAACTACGTCTATTTTCGGAATCCCATTCTTTACGCGACCTTCTTCTAATGCCAATTGTTTTTCTTCTTCAGCAGCTTTATGCATTGATTCTGTTGACAAAAAAAGACAATGGGCATTAGAAGGTCGCGTAAAAAATGGGATTCAGAAAATAGACGTAGTTGCTGATGGCTACTGGAGCAAGCGttcgtataaaaaaaaactacaacgCATCCTCTGGTGTAGCATCGATTATCGGAAGAAGAacagtaaaatttttatatcttggcatcaaaaataaatattgtagcaCCTGCGCCTATGCATAAAGAAAAGAAACAACTACACCGGAGCATGCATGCAACAAAAATTACAATGGTTCTTCAACAAGTATGGAGAGCGACATCATTATCGAAGGATTCAAGAAATGCATTGAAATGCATGGTTTAATATATGAAAGATTAATTTCTGACGGTGACGCCAGCACCTACGCAAAAATTTTACAAGCACGTCCGTATTCAGATGTCACCGTCGAAAAAGTAGAGTGCCGTAATCACATATTACGAAATTTTGTAATAAATCAAAAAACCTTACTACTGAAACAAAGTAGTAAGAGAGCTTATATCGAGAAACACTATTTTAGGCACGAGAGCAGTCATCTACAAAGCCATGACTAAACATAAAACAAATTCAGATGTTCAACTTCTTTTCGAAGACATTTTGCTTAGTCATCATCACGGATTCGGCGACCATTCCAAGTGTCACCATATTTTAGTCACAAAGTAGTTGAAGTAGAgaaacgctttaaaaaattgtCTTCAAGCGCTTTATGGCAGAAAATCTGCTTTTTGACACAATATGTTGCTAGTCATGCCCGCAGCTTGATACACGACGTCAACAGCAACGTTGTGGAACGATATAATAGCATAATAGCCAAATTTGTCGGCGGCAAAAGGATaaaattttccaaaaaaagttCTTACCACACGAGATGTCAGGCAGCTACGGTATCATTTAacgaaaaaaaatcaatatttcTGTTATACAAATCAATGAACGCCGGAAGAAGTCCGCAGGGTACTTTAAAACGACTAGGACTTGAGCGaaaaagcaaaaatatgaaaaggaaaaaaaaatctaaaattctcCGTCTAAATACATGTGTCGAAAATAAAACTACCGACAAAGACTATGGGCCAGAGTCATTGAAATCAGACATCGAACCAGACGTGTTTGAATCCCTAAAAAAGAATTTCTTAAAGGACTTAAACAAAACCTCTGATAAAAGGGAAAAAGTTGAATAAAACACAGTTCTACAAGCAGAAAGCGGAGAATGGTTAGAACTTAGATGTACACTGCTAACGGCTTCAAATTTTGGTAAAGTGATCAACAGACTTCCAAATACCAGTTGCTCTAATTTCGTTAAGGATCTGCTATACAAAGTTAATATTGATCACGTGTCTTCCATAAAACACGGTAAGAGAACGAGACGATGGCTCTTAAACAATTGGTGAAACACCACAATCTTTCCATAAGGCCATGTGGTCTACATATTGACGCTGAGTTGCCTTTTCTAGGTGCAACACCAGATGGCCTTTGTGGAGGTGACATACATGATCATAGAAATAAAATGTCCTATCACAGCCCACCGAATGGGCATTGACGAAgccataaaatgtaaaaaagttaCCTTTTGGAAGAGAACCAAAAAAGGTTAAGAAGTTAATAAAAAGCACCCCTGGTTTTATCAAATACAAGGCCAGCTCCATATTACAGGTAGGAGTAAATGTTTGTTTGCCGTTTGGAGTAGTGAGAAAGAAAAACTAAAAACTGAAATAATTGTCCGGGATGATCAGTTTTGGTCAGAGAAGATGGAATTGAAATTAAAAGATTTTTATATACGGTGTATACTTCCAGAAATGATAGACCCGAGACACCCTCGTGGGTTACCGATTCGGAGCCCAATCCAAAATGAAGACAAGGAAAATCATAAGCCAGATGATAAAATGGGACGAGACATGGCTTCATCTAGTATAATTATGTTTGTCTATTCCTAATATTTCAAACCCTGTTGATAACCTGCAACCTCCATGctctaaatatttaaattttgataGTTATTAAAAATGTGTGATATATAATcccaacaaaaaaataaacgtgATATGAGATTTCAGGATTTTCTACACAGCACAGAACTTGGCGCTCTCAACTCTTTTGTCAGCGAGTCAACAACGGTCAACGACACAtcattgaacttggctctcatttgacatttatgtttttgttgggaaatcattactttttgtacagagATTACTAGAAAGCATTTGTGctgaaaaatctgaaaactgaATCATAGCTGAAAATGAGAGCCTCGCTAGCGACGCCAAATATCAAGTTCCTAGGTTAtctaaaagtgggttaggtttttggtAAGTCTTACTTAATTAATCGAATAATTatgaatatatgatttttttcattaaattatGAATAATTTTCAGTTTACAGATTTTTTCCTCTATATACTCCTAATGGTCTACCTGCCGAATTTCAagtttctaggtcatctggaagtaggttaggtgtTTGATCCATAAGTCTAAATTAATTATCGATATACGTGTGTTTCTTCATcaaattatcaataatattcagtttGTAGATTTTTCCCTCTATAAACTCCTAATAGTCTACCTTGGTGCCAAATTTCAAGTTTCTAGGTCAGctggaagtgggttaggtttttgatcTATTAGTCAGTCAGTCACAAAAATGCCGGTTTTTTAAAAACCAACTGATAAATTGGTTCCCATTGGTGAAAAGTACTTTAACTACGTTGAATTCCATACCTTCTAATACACGCTCCCAATGCGCGCTACAATTATCGTGGCATTCAGCATAAGTTTTGTCGGATATCAACGGCAGGTTTAGGGAAGACAGCATCTCTTGCAACTGTGAGTGTCCGCAACCAATTGCAATAGTGCCTGCAACAGCACATTGGTTTACTCCCAAGTAATTTTCTCCACAGTCATCACTTGGTATAGAAAATTTCTTCTTGCATAGTTGACACCGAAACAAAAATTTTGATGTTAGCCCATGTTTTACTTCTCCAACCAACTGCATTTCTTGAATACCGCATCCTAAGGGTCCATGATTGCAAATCGAttgtaattttgtaaaaaaattactaaTTGCAACAATTCTTCGACCGACGGTTTTGTCAGGAAGCTCTTCTTCCAAATCGAACGATATTtgtaactgaaaataaaatatattgtaagtGTTAGCATTTACAATTTGTCACatcatgtacagtcgacgtcaaagatttataataaggtgaaaaatgtatacatatatcatAATCACCTACCTCATGGGTATCTTCTTCCTCTAATAGACTAGGAACCCGataagtgtcatccacctgtgcAATGCGTGGGTTCAAAATGTTTGAGCTGGTCGCCTCACTgtcaaaaccaaaattaaataaatgtatgatgttttacagcacatatggactttaccgcactagtgcgataatgcaCACACACATTACGTATGTATGTCAAATATTTAAAGggctatatgtactgtaaaacgttgtacgatacatgtgagAATAGGTAATACGCAACTataattttcggtggaagtttgcatggtaatattggtaatgtacatcatatatttttttttgttttatcattctcttattttagaagttaagggggggggggacacattttaccactttggaggTGTCTCTCGCGCAATAAAAAATCGGTCAACACGCTCAAGAAAAGTAAATCATTTACTATTGTGTAGGgtagtataatataaaataactatcagttcattaaaaaaaaacgtaaaagaATAACGAAAGTACGGACAATCGGTAAATCCCGGGATTTTAATTTCCGGGACTTACTCATGCAACCCTATTACATTTTATCagtgtacatttttagggttccgtacccaaagggtaaaaacgggaccctattactaagacttcgctgtccg of the Cydia fagiglandana chromosome 17, ilCydFagi1.1, whole genome shotgun sequence genome contains:
- the LOC134672945 gene encoding uncharacterized protein LOC134672945 isoform X2; protein product: MGNKQLIKKKTSRKRQLRRFQQTMEQTKRRKLDNFTAEDDTISLDYIELQNMEMESPISSKLKVSQNNDEATSSNILNPRIAQVDDTYRVPSLLEEEDTHELQISFDLEEELPDKTVGRRIVAISNFFTKLQSICNHGPLGCGIQEMQLVGEVKHGLTSKFLFRCQLCKKKFSIPSDDCGENYLGVNQCAVAGTIAIGCGHSQLQEMLSSLNLPLISDKTYAECHDNCSAHWERVLEGMEFNVVKVLFTNGNQFISWFLKNRHFCD
- the LOC134672945 gene encoding uncharacterized protein LOC134672945 isoform X1 codes for the protein MGNKQLIKKKTSRKRQLRRFQQTMEQTKRRKLDNFTAEDDTISLDYIELQNMEMESPISSKLKVSQNNDEATSSNILNPRIAQVDDTYRVPSLLEEEDTHELQISFDLEEELPDKTVGRRIVAISNFFTKLQSICNHGPLGCGIQEMQLVGEVKHGLTSKFLFRCQLCKKKFSIPSDDCGENYLGVNQCAVAGTIAIGCGHSQLQEMLSSLNLPLISDKTYAECHDNCSAHWERVLEESMHKAAEEEKQLALEEGRVKNGIPKIDVVADGCWSKRSYKKNYNASSGAASIIGRRTGKILYLGIKNKYCSTCAYAQRKETTTPEHACYKNFNGSSTSMESDIIVEGFKKSIEMHGLIYERLISDGDASTYAKILQARPYSDVTVEKVECRNHILRNFCNKLKNLTTETKYQKKLRGLISRNTILGTRAVICKAMAKHKINSDVQLLFEDILLSHHHGFGDHSKCRPYFCHKVGEVENRFKKLSSSALWQKICFLTQYVASHARSLIHDVDSNVVERYNSIIAKFVGGKRINFSKKSSYHTRCLAAAVSFNEKKSISLLYKSMNAGRSPQGTLKRLERERISKNMKRKKNAKAKLRLNTRVENKTTDKDYGPESLKPDIEPDVFESLKKNFLNDLNKTSEEREQIQQNTVLQAESGEWLELRRTLLTASNFGKVINRRPNTNCANFVKDLLYKVNIDHVPSIKHGKENETMALKQLEKEHNLSIRPCGLHIDAELPFLGATPDGLCGDDMIIEIKCPITAHRMGIDEAIKCKKVTFWKRTKKGEEVNKKHPWFYQIQGQLHITGRSKCLFAVWSGEKEKLKTEIIVRDDQFWSEKMELKLKDFYIRCILPELIDPRHPRGLPIRNPIQNEDKENHKPDDKIGQDMASPSICLSIPTFSNPVDNLQPVCSKYLNFDSY